One window from the genome of Pseudomonas sp. L5B5 encodes:
- a CDS encoding FAD:protein FMN transferase, translating to MALLAGCGAGERVERIAGPTMGSTWSVQYVRPAGGPAASTVKAEVEAILAEVDRQMSTYRSDSDIERFNGLPAHSCQPMPEPVLHLVRVGEQLSRDSDGAFDLTVEPLLDLWGFGPQGRQERVPDVAALAEVRQRVGHGFLRIEGGQLCKDVALQVDFNSIAAGYAVDRIADRLAELGIGSYLAEATGELKAAGRKPDGAPWRIALEEPRDDRQVAERVIAVDGYGVSTSGDYRHYFEQDGQRYSHTFDARLGRPIGHTLASVTVVHPSALMADGLSTLLLILGPDAGWDYAKKHDVAVFFVMRADTGFVTRSNPAFDHLFHGQPD from the coding sequence ATGGCGCTATTGGCCGGATGTGGCGCGGGGGAGCGGGTGGAACGTATCGCCGGTCCGACCATGGGCAGCACCTGGTCGGTGCAGTACGTCAGGCCAGCAGGTGGTCCGGCGGCATCCACGGTCAAGGCTGAGGTCGAGGCAATCCTGGCCGAAGTGGACCGGCAGATGTCCACCTACCGCAGTGACTCTGATATCGAGAGGTTCAATGGGTTGCCTGCCCACAGTTGCCAGCCCATGCCCGAGCCAGTGTTGCACCTGGTGCGGGTGGGCGAGCAGTTGTCCCGTGACAGCGACGGTGCCTTCGATCTGACGGTAGAACCGTTGCTCGATCTCTGGGGATTCGGCCCCCAGGGTCGCCAGGAGCGGGTGCCGGACGTGGCCGCCCTGGCCGAGGTACGCCAGCGGGTGGGGCATGGGTTCTTGCGGATCGAAGGTGGTCAGCTGTGCAAGGACGTCGCGCTACAGGTGGATTTCAATAGCATTGCCGCGGGCTACGCGGTGGATCGCATTGCGGACCGCCTCGCAGAGCTGGGCATTGGCAGCTACCTCGCCGAAGCCACCGGCGAACTCAAGGCGGCAGGGCGCAAGCCTGATGGTGCGCCCTGGCGTATCGCCCTTGAAGAACCCCGGGATGACCGGCAAGTGGCCGAGCGGGTCATTGCCGTGGACGGTTACGGTGTGTCCACCTCCGGCGACTACCGTCATTATTTCGAGCAGGATGGCCAGCGTTACTCCCACACTTTCGATGCCCGGCTCGGGCGGCCCATTGGCCATACGCTCGCTTCGGTGACGGTGGTTCATCCATCGGCGTTGATGGCCGATGGTCTATCGACGCTTTTGCTGATCCTCGGTCCCGACGCGGGTTGGGACTATGCGAAAAAGCATGATGTCGCCGTATTTTTTGTGATGCGTGCCGATACAGGTTTTGTCACGCGCAGCAATCCGGCGTTCGATCACCTGTTCCACGGGCAGCCAGACTGA
- a CDS encoding MFS transporter, whose protein sequence is MSTTTGKGKAIFRVVSGNFLEMFDFMVYGFYATAIAKTFFPADSAFASLMLSLATFGAGFLMRPLGAIFLGAYIDRHGRRQGLIITLALMAAGTVLIACVPGYATLGVAAPLLVLLGRLLQGFSAGVELGGVSVYLAEISTPGRKGFFVSWQSASQQAAVVFAGLLGVGLNHWLSPEQMGDWGWRVPFLVGCMIVPAIFMIRRSLEETPEFKARKHRPTLQEIVRSIGQNFGIVIAGMALVVMTTVSFYLITAYTPTFGKAELHLSDFEALLVTVCIGVSNFFWLPVMGSLSDRIGRKPLLLGATVLAILTAYPALSWLVANPSFSHLLIVELWLSFLYGSYNGAMVVALTEIMPAEVRTTGFSLAYSLATATFGGFTPAACTYLIHVLGNKAAPGIWLSGAAVLGLIATLVLFRGNRHALRTAQMAVTGGAQ, encoded by the coding sequence ATGTCCACGACCACGGGCAAAGGCAAGGCGATCTTTCGCGTTGTCAGCGGCAACTTTCTCGAGATGTTCGACTTCATGGTCTATGGCTTCTACGCCACGGCAATCGCCAAGACCTTCTTCCCTGCCGACAGTGCGTTCGCGTCGTTGATGCTGTCCCTGGCCACCTTCGGCGCCGGCTTCCTGATGCGCCCCCTGGGTGCAATCTTCCTCGGTGCCTACATCGACCGCCATGGCCGTCGCCAAGGCTTGATCATCACCCTGGCGCTGATGGCCGCCGGCACGGTATTGATCGCCTGCGTGCCGGGTTACGCCACCCTCGGCGTAGCCGCGCCCCTGCTGGTCCTGCTCGGGCGCTTGCTGCAGGGCTTCTCCGCCGGCGTGGAGCTGGGTGGCGTCTCGGTCTATCTGGCCGAGATCTCGACCCCAGGGCGCAAAGGCTTCTTCGTCAGCTGGCAGTCGGCGAGCCAACAGGCCGCCGTCGTGTTCGCCGGATTGCTGGGAGTGGGCCTGAACCACTGGCTGAGTCCCGAGCAAATGGGCGACTGGGGCTGGCGCGTGCCCTTCCTGGTGGGCTGCATGATCGTGCCAGCCATCTTCATGATCCGTCGCTCCCTGGAAGAAACCCCGGAATTCAAGGCACGCAAGCATCGCCCTACCCTGCAGGAAATCGTGCGTTCGATTGGCCAGAACTTCGGCATCGTCATCGCGGGCATGGCCCTGGTGGTGATGACGACCGTGTCCTTCTACCTGATCACCGCCTACACCCCGACGTTCGGCAAGGCCGAACTGCACCTCTCCGATTTCGAGGCACTGCTGGTGACCGTCTGCATCGGTGTGTCGAACTTTTTCTGGCTCCCAGTCATGGGGTCGCTGTCGGACAGGATCGGCCGCAAACCGCTGTTGCTGGGCGCAACCGTCCTGGCGATTCTCACGGCCTATCCGGCGCTGTCCTGGCTGGTGGCCAATCCCAGCTTCAGCCATCTGCTGATCGTCGAACTTTGGCTGTCCTTTCTCTATGGCTCCTACAACGGCGCCATGGTGGTGGCCCTGACCGAAATCATGCCCGCCGAAGTCCGCACCACCGGCTTCTCCCTGGCCTACAGCCTGGCCACCGCCACCTTTGGTGGTTTCACCCCGGCGGCCTGCACCTACCTGATCCATGTGCTGGGCAACAAGGCTGCACCAGGCATCTGGCTCAGCGGTGCCGCGGTGCTGGGCCTGATCGCCACCCTGGTGCTGTTCCGCGGCAATCGCCACGCCCTGAGGACTGCGCAGATGGCCGTGACTGGCGGCGCTCAGTAA
- a CDS encoding glyceraldehyde-3-phosphate dehydrogenase, which translates to MWKVPVTQKPDQCLGEWIDREALAEAMIPLIGQLYRNNNVVSSIYGRSLINQSVIAILKAHRFARHRQSDESELSVHETFPLLKAMSELKLGAASVDLGKLAVKFKTQGNGRTAEQFVRDEMADVVGQQNASARKGTDVVLYGFGRIGRLLARILIEKTGGGDGLRLRAIVVRKGADNDLTKRASLLRRDSVHGSFNGTITIDEENNTITANGNLIQVIYAKSPSEVDYTQYGIQDALIVDNTGVWRDAEGLSQHLACPGASRVVLTAPGKGALKNIVHGINHGEITADDKIVSAASCTTNAIVPVLKAVNDQYGIINGHVETVHSFTNDQNLIDNFHKGSRRGRAAPLNMVITETGAATAAAKALPVLKGKLTGNAIRVPTPNVSMAILNLNLEKATTRDEINEYLRQTAMHSDLHKQIDFVNSQEVVSTDFVGSRHAGVVDAEATICNDSRVVLYVWYDNEFGYSCQVVRVMEDMAGVNPPAFPR; encoded by the coding sequence ATGTGGAAGGTTCCCGTGACTCAGAAACCCGACCAGTGTCTTGGTGAATGGATCGACCGTGAAGCACTCGCAGAAGCGATGATTCCGCTTATCGGTCAGCTCTACCGCAATAACAATGTGGTGAGCTCGATCTATGGCCGCAGCCTGATCAACCAGTCTGTCATCGCGATTCTCAAAGCTCACCGCTTTGCTCGCCATCGTCAGTCCGACGAAAGCGAATTGTCCGTCCACGAAACATTCCCGCTTCTGAAAGCCATGAGCGAGCTCAAGCTCGGCGCTGCTTCGGTCGATCTGGGCAAGTTGGCTGTCAAATTCAAGACCCAGGGCAATGGCCGCACCGCCGAACAGTTCGTTCGTGACGAGATGGCCGATGTCGTGGGTCAGCAAAACGCCTCGGCGCGCAAGGGCACTGACGTAGTGCTGTACGGCTTCGGTCGTATCGGTCGCCTGCTGGCACGTATCCTGATCGAGAAGACCGGTGGCGGCGACGGCCTGCGCCTGCGCGCCATCGTAGTGCGCAAGGGCGCCGACAACGACCTGACCAAGCGCGCCAGCCTGCTGCGTCGCGACTCGGTGCATGGCTCGTTCAACGGCACCATCACCATCGACGAAGAAAACAACACCATCACCGCCAACGGCAACCTGATTCAGGTGATCTACGCCAAGAGCCCGAGCGAAGTCGACTACACCCAGTACGGCATCCAGGATGCCCTGATCGTCGACAACACCGGTGTATGGCGCGATGCCGAGGGCCTGAGTCAGCATCTGGCGTGCCCAGGTGCCAGCCGTGTGGTTCTGACCGCACCTGGCAAGGGCGCGCTGAAGAACATCGTGCACGGCATCAACCACGGTGAAATCACCGCTGACGACAAGATCGTTTCCGCCGCCTCCTGCACCACCAACGCCATCGTGCCGGTGCTCAAGGCCGTGAACGACCAGTACGGCATCATCAATGGCCACGTCGAGACCGTTCACTCGTTCACCAACGACCAGAACCTGATCGACAACTTCCACAAGGGCAGCCGCCGTGGTCGTGCCGCGCCATTGAACATGGTGATCACCGAGACTGGCGCGGCTACTGCTGCCGCCAAGGCTCTGCCTGTGCTCAAGGGCAAGCTGACTGGTAACGCGATTCGCGTACCTACGCCAAACGTCTCGATGGCCATCCTCAACCTGAACCTGGAAAAGGCCACCACCCGCGACGAGATCAACGAGTACCTGCGCCAGACGGCCATGCACTCGGATCTGCACAAGCAGATCGACTTCGTCAATTCCCAGGAAGTGGTGTCCACCGACTTCGTCGGTTCGCGCCACGCCGGTGTCGTCGATGCCGAGGCCACTATCTGCAATGACAGCCGCGTTGTCCTGTACGTCTGGTACGACAACGAATTCGGTTACAGCTGCCAGGTAGTGCGCGTGATGGAAGACATGGCCGGGGTCAACCCGCCAGCGTTCCCACGCTAA
- the mfd gene encoding transcription-repair coupling factor, translating to MPVLRLPLLPAATGKQHWGNLPGAALSLAIAEAASAAKRFTLLLTADSQSADRLEQELSFFAPDLPVLHFPDWETLPYDLFSPHQDIISQRIASLYRLPELQHGVLVVPITTALHRLAPTQFLLGSSLVLDVGQKLDVEQMRSRLEASGYRYVDTVYEHGEFTVRGALIDLFPMGSKLPYRIDLFDDEIETLRTFDPENQRSIDKVDSVRLLPAKEFPLQKDAVTRFKARFRERFDVDFRRSPIFQDLSSGITPAGIEYYLPLFFEETSTLFDYLPQDTQVFSLPGIEQAAENFWNDVRNRYEERRIDPARPLLPPAELFLPVEDCFARLKNWPRVVASQQDLETGAGRERFPARELPNLAIEAKANQPLAALANFLDEFPGRVLFTAESAGRREVLLELLERLKLRPRTVDSWPDFVAGKERLAITIAPLDEGLVLDEPALALVAESPLFGQRVMQRRRREKRADANNDAMIKNLTELREGAPVVHIDHGVGRYLGLATLEIDNQAAEFLTLEYAEGAKLYVPVANLHLIARYTGSDDALAPLHRLGSEAWQKAKRKAAEQVRDVAAELLDIYARRAAREGHAFADPKADYATFSAGFPFEETPDQQSTIEAVREDMLSGKPMDRLVCGDVGFGKTEVAMRAAFIAVHGGKQVAILVPTTLLAQQHYNSFRDRFADWPVTVEVMSRFKSAKEVSAAVADLAEGKIDIVIGTHKLLQDDVKIKNLGLVIIDEEHRFGVRQKEQLKALRSEVDILTLTATPIPRTLNMAVSGMRDLSIIATPPARRLSVRTFVMEQNKSTVKEALLRELLRGGQVYYLHNDVKTIEKCAAELAELVPEARIGIGHGQMRERELEQVMSDFYHKRFNVLIASTIIETGIDVPSANTIIIERADKFGLAQLHQLRGRVGRSHHQAYAYLLTPPRQQITPDAEKRLEAIANTQDLGAGFVLATNDLEIRGAGELLGDGQSGQIQAVGFTLYMEMLERAVKAIRKGEQPNLDQPLGGGPEINLRLPALIPEDYLPDVHARLILYKRIASAADEDGLKDMQVEMIDRFGLLPEPTKNLIRLTLLKLQAEQLGIKKIDGGPQGGRIEFAADTPVDPLALIKLIQGQPKRYKFEGATLFKFMVPMERPEERFNTLEALLESLTPKTA from the coding sequence GTGCCTGTCCTGCGTCTACCGCTACTCCCCGCCGCCACCGGGAAACAGCACTGGGGCAATCTGCCCGGTGCCGCCCTGAGCCTGGCCATCGCCGAAGCCGCCAGCGCCGCCAAGCGCTTCACCCTCCTGCTGACCGCCGACAGCCAAAGCGCTGACCGGCTGGAACAGGAGCTGAGCTTCTTTGCCCCGGATCTGCCGGTCCTGCACTTCCCCGACTGGGAAACCCTGCCCTACGACCTGTTCTCGCCCCACCAGGACATCATTTCCCAACGCATTGCCAGCCTGTACCGCTTGCCGGAGCTGCAACACGGCGTACTGGTGGTCCCGATCACCACGGCCCTGCACCGCCTGGCACCCACCCAGTTCCTGCTGGGCAGCAGCCTGGTGCTGGACGTCGGCCAGAAGCTCGACGTGGAACAGATGCGCAGCCGCCTGGAAGCCAGCGGCTACCGTTATGTGGACACGGTGTACGAGCACGGCGAATTCACCGTGCGCGGCGCGCTGATCGACCTGTTTCCCATGGGCAGCAAGCTGCCCTATCGCATCGACCTGTTCGATGACGAGATCGAGACCCTGCGCACCTTCGATCCGGAGAACCAGCGCTCGATCGACAAGGTCGACTCGGTGCGCCTGCTGCCGGCCAAGGAGTTCCCACTACAGAAAGACGCCGTGACACGCTTCAAGGCGCGCTTTCGCGAACGCTTCGATGTGGACTTCCGCCGCAGCCCGATCTTCCAGGACCTGAGCAGCGGGATCACCCCGGCAGGCATCGAATACTACCTGCCGCTGTTCTTCGAAGAGACTTCGACCCTGTTCGACTACCTGCCCCAGGACACCCAGGTGTTTTCCCTGCCGGGTATCGAGCAGGCGGCGGAGAACTTCTGGAACGACGTGCGCAACCGCTATGAAGAACGTCGCATCGATCCCGCGCGCCCCCTGTTGCCACCGGCCGAGTTGTTCCTGCCAGTGGAAGACTGTTTTGCCCGGCTGAAGAACTGGCCCCGCGTGGTGGCCAGCCAGCAGGACCTGGAGACCGGCGCCGGACGCGAGCGCTTCCCGGCGCGGGAACTGCCCAACCTGGCCATCGAGGCCAAGGCCAATCAACCGCTGGCGGCCCTGGCCAACTTCCTCGACGAGTTCCCCGGGCGCGTGCTGTTCACTGCCGAGTCCGCGGGCCGCCGAGAAGTCCTGCTGGAACTGCTGGAGCGCCTCAAGCTGCGCCCCAGGACCGTCGACAGCTGGCCGGACTTCGTCGCCGGCAAGGAGCGCCTGGCGATCACCATCGCCCCGCTGGACGAAGGCCTGGTCCTGGACGAGCCCGCACTGGCGCTGGTCGCCGAAAGCCCGCTGTTCGGCCAGCGCGTGATGCAGCGTCGGCGCCGGGAGAAACGCGCCGACGCCAACAACGACGCCATGATCAAGAACCTCACCGAACTGCGTGAGGGTGCGCCGGTGGTGCACATCGACCATGGTGTCGGCCGCTACCTGGGCCTGGCGACCCTGGAAATCGACAATCAGGCCGCCGAGTTCCTCACCCTGGAGTACGCCGAGGGCGCCAAGCTCTACGTACCCGTGGCCAACCTGCACCTGATCGCCCGCTACACCGGCAGCGACGACGCCCTCGCGCCCCTGCACCGCCTCGGCTCGGAAGCCTGGCAGAAGGCCAAGCGCAAGGCCGCCGAACAGGTCCGCGATGTGGCCGCCGAGCTGCTGGACATCTACGCCCGCAGGGCCGCCCGTGAAGGCCATGCCTTTGCCGACCCCAAGGCCGACTACGCCACTTTCAGCGCCGGCTTCCCGTTCGAGGAAACCCCGGACCAGCAGAGCACCATCGAAGCGGTGCGCGAGGACATGCTCTCGGGCAAGCCCATGGATCGGCTGGTGTGCGGCGACGTCGGCTTCGGCAAGACCGAAGTGGCCATGCGCGCCGCGTTCATCGCCGTGCATGGCGGCAAGCAAGTGGCGATCCTGGTGCCCACTACGCTGCTCGCCCAGCAGCACTACAACAGTTTTCGCGACCGCTTCGCCGACTGGCCAGTGACCGTGGAAGTCATGAGCCGCTTCAAGTCGGCCAAGGAAGTCAGTGCCGCGGTGGCGGACCTGGCCGAAGGCAAGATCGATATCGTCATCGGTACCCACAAGCTGTTGCAGGACGATGTGAAGATCAAGAACCTGGGGCTGGTGATCATCGACGAGGAACACCGCTTCGGCGTGCGCCAGAAGGAACAGCTCAAGGCGCTGCGCAGCGAAGTCGACATCCTCACCCTGACCGCCACACCGATCCCGCGAACCCTGAACATGGCTGTCTCGGGCATGCGCGACCTGTCGATCATCGCCACCCCGCCGGCCCGACGCCTGTCGGTACGCACCTTCGTCATGGAGCAGAACAAGAGCACGGTGAAAGAGGCCCTGCTGCGCGAGCTGCTGCGCGGCGGCCAGGTGTACTACCTGCACAACGATGTGAAGACCATCGAGAAATGCGCCGCCGAACTGGCCGAACTGGTGCCCGAGGCACGCATTGGCATCGGCCACGGGCAGATGCGCGAACGCGAACTCGAGCAGGTGATGAGCGACTTCTACCACAAGCGCTTCAACGTGCTGATCGCCTCGACCATCATCGAGACCGGAATCGACGTGCCCAGCGCCAACACCATCATCATCGAGCGGGCCGACAAGTTCGGCCTGGCCCAGCTCCACCAGTTGCGCGGCCGGGTCGGACGCAGCCACCACCAGGCCTACGCCTACCTGCTGACGCCACCACGCCAGCAGATCACCCCGGACGCGGAAAAGCGCCTGGAAGCCATTGCCAATACCCAGGACCTGGGGGCCGGTTTCGTGCTGGCCACCAACGACCTGGAAATCCGCGGTGCCGGCGAACTGCTGGGCGACGGCCAGAGCGGCCAGATCCAGGCCGTGGGCTTCACCCTGTACATGGAAATGCTGGAACGCGCAGTCAAGGCTATCCGCAAGGGCGAACAGCCAAACCTCGACCAGCCCCTGGGCGGCGGCCCGGAAATCAACCTGCGTCTGCCGGCCCTGATTCCCGAGGACTACCTGCCGGACGTTCACGCCCGTCTGATCCTCTACAAACGCATTGCCTCGGCCGCCGACGAAGATGGCCTGAAGGACATGCAGGTGGAGATGATCGACCGCTTCGGCCTGCTGCCCGAGCCGACCAAGAACCTGATCCGCCTGACCCTGCTCAAGCTCCAGGCCGAGCAGTTGGGGATCAAGAAGATCGATGGCGGCCCCCAGGGCGGACGCATCGAGTTCGCTGCGGATACTCCTGTGGACCCACTGGCCTTGATCAAGCTGATCCAGGGCCAGCCCAAACGCTACAAGTTCGAAGGCGCAACACTGTTCAAGTTCATGGTGCCGATGGAACGCCCGGAAGAGCGCTTTAATACATTGGAGGCCCTGCTTGAGAGCCTCACCCCGAAAACTGCTTGA
- a CDS encoding CsiV family protein has translation MRLFRSLPLLLTLVVAPMALADDRYQVEMILVRQNAEPQIISRAAPEDWAAGAQRLGPDSQRTPALGAIVEKLGASGNYSVLLHRAWQQTLGEIPVKVALSEGPEQFGQFPIEGTLGLTLGRFTDVDADFWINQIDGNGLVTRSERLKQQSHTKNGQLNYLDNGHLALLIKITSLTAPAPRPAPTEIPD, from the coding sequence ATGCGCCTGTTCCGCTCCCTGCCCCTGCTTCTGACCCTGGTCGTCGCGCCCATGGCCCTGGCCGACGACCGCTACCAGGTGGAAATGATCCTCGTACGCCAGAATGCCGAACCCCAGATCATCAGCCGCGCCGCGCCGGAGGACTGGGCTGCCGGCGCCCAGCGCCTGGGGCCGGACAGCCAGCGCACTCCGGCCCTGGGTGCAATCGTCGAGAAGCTCGGTGCCAGCGGCAACTACAGCGTGCTGCTGCACCGGGCCTGGCAGCAGACCCTGGGGGAAATCCCGGTCAAGGTCGCCCTCAGCGAAGGGCCCGAACAGTTCGGCCAGTTCCCCATCGAGGGCACCCTGGGCCTGACACTTGGGCGCTTCACCGATGTGGATGCCGACTTCTGGATCAATCAGATCGACGGCAATGGCCTGGTCACCCGCAGCGAGCGCCTGAAACAGCAGAGCCATACCAAGAACGGCCAGCTCAACTACCTGGATAACGGCCACCTGGCGCTGCTGATCAAGATCACTTCGCTGACCGCGCCGGCACCACGCCCCGCCCCGACTGAAATTCCGGACTGA